A window from Chaetodon trifascialis isolate fChaTrf1 chromosome 5, fChaTrf1.hap1, whole genome shotgun sequence encodes these proteins:
- the LOC139331364 gene encoding uncharacterized protein translates to MLPLLFTTVSCVLFGLSVAINSEELCYGRTFRLPFEYTPPVFKGKLYFTPSNGGSRRVVMDNGEAKVPRIKVSYGSVQFTDLNEKDDGTFSISFDGNRMLDVITLKILDCAEDVIRNYNGVYKCEVPRQTEYVEFTPHHNLDETKIMWNRTDPHTNRRGKAQVRYNTLEIARLTQSDNGYYNFRRKDNTLLSRKQLTVEENKRYYEAKVNERLYIENRFEGALSSVTFTPKGETEPKTLINAGTLAEEEDWSLSVPFAGRLFVMSGGIVIDPVESSDSGLFEFRDSQGNLAQTAQVKVQYASAPTFVYVGIFVGIVFAGIVCCCCVRKCCCKKSSSKRDAPAPRAAASPAVHYQDNSQPTHPSYSHAHAADYSHQPMNPLVYREPATTSHVPPVAAPGGLRAAPALSLNSDCLSSAPEPKFELKGLTFPSAPLSSDFAVCDVYTSDKLNFP, encoded by the exons ATGCTGCCGCTGTTGTTTACGACTGTTTCGTGCGTCTTATTTG GTTTGTCTGTTGCTATTAATTCTGAAGAGCTGTGCTACGGCAGAACGTTCAGATTACCGTTTGAGTACACACCACCTGTTTTCAAAGGAAAGCTGTACTTCACTCCGAGTAATGGGGGATCCAGGAGGGTAGTGATGGATAATGGGGAG GCAAAGGTCCCACGCATCAAAGTTTCCTATGGCTCAGTTCAATTCACGGACTTGAACGAAAAAGATGATGGaacattttctatttcatttgATGGCAATCGAATGCTTGATGTCATCACATTGAAAATTTTGG ATTGTGCAGAAGATGTCATAAGGAATTACAACGGTGTATACAAGTGTGAGGTTCCAAGACAGACTGAATACGTGGAGTTCACTCCACATCATAATCTGGACGAGACAAAGATCATGTGGAATCGCACTGACCCTCATACAAATAGGAGAGGCAAAGCACAGGTCAGGTATAACACCTTGGAGATTGCCAGGCTCACTCAGTCAGACAACGGCTACTACAATTTTCGGAGAAAGGACAACACTTTGCTGTCGAGGAAACAGCTCACAGTGGAAG agaacaaaagaTACTATGAGGCAAAGGTGAACGAGCGGCTCTACATCGAAAATCGATTTGAAGGAGCTCTCTCGTCTGTGACTTTTACCCCCAAAGGTGAAACAGAACCCAAAACATTGATAAATGCAGGAACACTGGCCGAAGAAGAGGACTGGTCGCTGTCAGTGCCTTTTGCAGGGAGACTTTTTGTCATGTCGGGTGGCATCGTGATTGACCCCGTGGAAAGCTCTGACTCTGGCCTCTTTGAGTTCAGAGACTCGCAAGGCAACCTGGCCCAGACTGCACAGGTGAAGGTACAGTACG CATCTGCTCCTACATTTGTTTACGTTGGTATTTTTGTCGGCATTGTCTTCGCGGGGAttgtctgctgttgctgtgtgagAAAGTGCTGCTGTAAAAAGAGCTCTTCTAAAAGGGACGCGCCTGCTCCTCGGGCTGCAGCATCACCTGCTGTGCATTACCAG GATAACAGTCAACCTACACATCCAAGTTACTCTCATGCACATGCTGCAGATTACTCTCACCAGCCGATGAATCCTCTTGTTTATAGAGAACCTGCAACTACGTCCCATGTGCCACCG GTTGCAGCTCCTGGAGGGCTGAGAGCCGCTCCAGCGCTTTCCCTTAACTCTGACTGCCTCTCCTCAGCCCCCGAACCAAAATTTGAGCTGAAAGGACTGACCTTTCCCTCTGCCCCCCTCAGCTCAGATTTTGCTGTCTGTGATGTTTATACCTCTGATAAACTCAACTTTCCGTAA
- the LOC139331654 gene encoding uncharacterized protein, producing the protein MSSSVLLTALLILPLAVGWVVLGEREEVQQVCAGKEFRLPVYSTSRTVTFTPDSKGPRRVLLDKTTVKDPRFEWTRDKMLVVKEVTHEDQGLYAIKLSSGFTYETVHLTVSECIRSYRRNYGENFEHSIPENASLLEFTPRGAPPEAMPVVLWNRTDPNTSSSGRGRLLRAGKVWLAERVTQADQGNYTVRDGRGKVMSRSTLAVRGHSFNVTRFTKESLNLPLFLPIPHTHLIFTPTRYPDESSLGPFDPKPPRGPVQLIREGQITDHDMRYRGLISLGRNGTINEVVIGRLTSRHDGVYEIRDGDGNLVSSTLLQVIEKGGRWRALLKSITVPSGMFVSLAGFILFMKRYPNCSLMQIIAGLRANHAPPGNPPRVNIQDYSQSSPQPSGFYSNTQQPGTPRKWTPRASPAHAGYSPVMVGTPSAQNQEARRLAAGSSPSHNSATERDTSNEEEKKITFSVPGASDCLHSSEDCVQFQIKKDGNKERWKTTQDYFSTLPLDTDTSESSSVYTSEKLNFL; encoded by the exons atgtcctcctctgtcctacTCACGGCTCTGCTTATTCTTCCTCTCGCTGTGG GTTGGGTCGTACTGG gtgaaagagaagaagtCCAGCAGGTTTGTGCCGGGAAGGAATTTCGTCTGCCTGTGTACTCGACAAGCAGGACTGTGACTTTTACGCCGGACTCTAAGGGGCCGAGACGTGTCCTGCTGGACAAAACCACT GTGAAGGACCCACGCTTTGAGTGGACTCGAGATAAGATGTTAGTGGTGAAAGAAGTGACTCATGAAGATCAGGGACTTTATGCCATCAAACTGTCATCTGGATTCACTTATGAGACCGTTCATTTGACTGTTTCAG AATGCATCAGGTCCTACCGCAGAAACTACGGGGAGAACTTTGAGCACAGCATCCCTGAAAATGCctccctgctggagtttactcCCAGGGGTGCTCCACCTGAGGCCATGCCAGTTGTGCTGTGGAACCGGACGGACCCTAACACCAGCAGTTCGGGTCGTGGGCGGTTGCTGCGGGCTGGGAAGGTCTGGTTGGCCGAGAGAGTGACACAAGCGGACCAGGGCAATTACACAGTGAGAGACGGCAGGGGGAAGGTCATGTCCCGCAGCACCCTCGCTGTCCGCG GCCACTCCTTCAATGTCACCCGCTTCACCAAAGAGTCTCTAAACCTGCCCCTCTTTCTTCCTATCCCTCATACCCATCTCATTTTTACCCCGACCCGATACCCTGACGAATCCTCCCTGGGCCCTTTTGACCCAAAGCCTCCCCGTGGCCCCGTGCAGCTGATCCGCGAGGGCCAGATAACGGACCACGACATGCGTTACAGGGGCCTCATCTCTCTGGGCAGGAACGGCACCATCAATGAGGTCGTCATAGGGAGGCTGACCTCAAGGCATGATGGGGTGTATGAAATCAGAGATGGGGATGGAAACCTGGTGTCCTCTACCTTGTTGCAGGTGATCG AAAAGGGAGGCAGATGGCGAGCACTTCTCAAGTCCATCACCGTCCCTTCTGGCATGTTTGTGTCACTGGCTGGTTTCATTTTGTTCATGAAGCGGTACCCGAACTGCAGCCTCATGCAGATCATCGCTGGCCTCAGAGCCAACCACGCACCACCAGGCAACCCTCCAAGGGTCAACATCCAG gacTACAGCCAGTCCAGCCCTCAGCCCTCAGGCTTCTACAGTAACACTCAGCAGCCTGGAACACCAAGAAAATGGACCCCAAGAGCCAGTCCTGCTCACGCT GGTTACAGTCCGGTTATGGTTGGAACTCCAAGTGCTCAGAACCAGGAAGCACGCAGATTAGCAGCCGGGAGCTCGCCTAGCCATAATTCAGCTACTGAG AGGGACACATCCaatgaggaagagaagaagattACCTTTTCGGTGCCTGGGGCTTCAGACTGCCTCCACTCCTCTGAGGACTGCGTTCAATTCCAGATCAAGAAagatggaaacaaagaaaggtGGAAGACTACACAAGACTACTTTTCCACACTGCCATTAGACACGGACACCTCTGAATCCAGCAGCGTTTACACTTCAGAGAAACTTAACTTCTTATAA
- the prpf19 gene encoding pre-mRNA-processing factor 19, with protein MSLVCAISNEVPEHPCVSPVSNQVFERRLIEKYIAENGTDPMNGQPLSEEQLVDIKVSHPIRPKAPSATSIPAILKSLQDEWDAVMLHSFTLRQQLQTTRQELSHALYQHDAACRVIARLTKEVTAAREALATLKPQAGLVAPQAVPASQPAAAGAAGEPMDVSEQVGMTPEIIQKLQDKATILTTERKKRGKTVPEELVRAEDLSKYRQVASHAGLHSASVPGILALDLCPSDTNKVLTGGADKNVVVFDKNEEQIVATLKGHTKKVTSVIYHPSQSVVFSASPDNTIRVWSVTQGNCIQVVRAHDAGVTGLSLHATGDYLLSSSEDQYWAFSDIQTGRVLTKVTDESAGCALTCAQFHPDGLIFGTGTADSQIKIWDLKERTNVANFPGHSGPVTSIAFSENGYYLATGAQDSSLKLWDLRKLKNFKTITLDNNYEVKSLVFDQSGTYLAVGGSDIRVYICKQWSEVLNFTDHTGLVTGVAFGENAQFLTSAGMDRSLKFYSL; from the exons ATGTCTTTGGTTTGTGCAA TCTCCAACGAGGTGCCGGAGCACCCATGCGTCTCGCCGGTGTCCAACCAGGTGTTCGAGCGCAGGCTGATCGAGAAGTACATCGCAGAGAATGGGACGGACCCGATGAACGGACAACCCTTGAGTGAGGAGCAGCTCGTAGATATCAAAG TGTCCCATCCTATTAGACCAAAGGCCCCATCAGCAACAAGCATTCCTGCCATTCTCAAGTCTCTTCAAGATGAGTGG GATGCTGTTATGCTCCACAGTTTCACCCTGAGGCAGCAGCTACAGACTACTCGCCAAGAGCTGTCACATGCCCTCTACCAACATGATGCCGCCTGCAGAGTCATCGCTCGTCTCACCAAAGAGGTCACTGCTGCCAGAGAAG CTCTTGCCACACTCAAACCCCAAGCTGGATTGGTTGCCCCTCAGGCAGTCCCCGCCtctcagccagctgcagca GGTGCTGCTGGAGAGCCTATGGATGTTAGTGAACAGGTGGGAATGACCCCAGAGATCATTCAGAAG ctCCAAGACAAAGCTACTATCCTTactacagaaagaaagaag agaggaaaaactgtcCCAGAGGAGCTGGTTAGAGCTGAGGATCTCAGCAAATACCGCCAAGTGGCCTCACATGCT GGTCTTCATAGTGCCAGTGTCCCAGGTATTCTGGCTCTGGATCTGTGTCCCTCAGACACCAACAAAGTCCTCACCG GTGGAGCTGATAAGAACGTGGTGGTGTTTGACAAGAACGAGGAGCAGATTGTGGCTACACTCAAGGGTCACACCAAGAAGGTCACCTCTGTCATTTACCATCCATCCCAG TCCGTGGTCTTCTCTGCATCTCCAGACAACACCATCCGTGTGTGGTCCGTCACCCAGGGCAACTGTATCCAGGTGGTGCGTGCCCACGATGCAGGTGTCACTGGACTCTCTCTACACGCTACTGGAGACTACCTGCTCAGCTCCTCTGAGgatcag TACTGGGCCTTCTCTGATATCCAGACTGGTAGAGTTCTCACCAAAGTCACTGATGAAAGTGCTGGCTGTG CTCTCACCTGTGCTCAGTTCCACCCCGACGGTCTCATTTTTGGCACTGGGACGGCTGATTCCCAAATCAAGATCTGGGATCTGAAGGAGCGCACCAACGTGGCCAACTTCCCAGGCCACTCTGGCCCCGTCACCTCCATTGCTTTCTCTGAGAACGGATACTATCTGGCCACAG GTGCCCAGGATAGCTCTCTGAAACTGTGGGATCTGAGGAAACTGAAGAACTTCAAGACCATCACTTTGGACAACAACTATGAG gtGAAGTCCCTGGTGTTTGACCAAAGTGGTACCTACCTGGCTGTAGGAGGCTCTGACATCCGTGTCTACATCTGCAAGCAGTGGTCTGAGGTCCTCAACTTCACAG ACCATACCGGCTTGGTGACAGGAGTGGCCTTTGGAGAGAACGCTCAGTTCCTGACCTCTGCAGGAATGGACAGAAGTCTCaaattttacagtttgtag